The following are encoded in a window of Sphaerisporangium siamense genomic DNA:
- a CDS encoding M3 family metallopeptidase produces the protein MTENPFFVQSALPYRLPPFAEIREEHFAPAFERGMAEQIAEIEAITADTDPPTFENTVEALERSGRLLSRVTTVFFNQASSDTTPGIQAIQKEVTPKLTQHSDAIHLDTRLFARLKAVPAEGLDAERAWLLERYVTDFVRAGAELGPEDQQRLRSLNEELSTLSTTFEQNLLADTNASAVVVDDAARLDGLSEDAIKAAAETARSRGLDGKYVITLGLPTAQPPLTELTDRELRERIHRASVERGGRDNPELVIRMARLRAERARLLGYGNHAEYVVADQTAPSTRAVTETLAKMTPAAVANAHREAEQLRAEAGFDLEPWDWSFYAEKVREARYAVDSRAMRPYFELNRVLRDGVFHAAHKLYGLDFTERTDLVGYHPDVRVFEVFDEGGSPLGLFLGDFYARASKRGGAWMNSLVKQSALEGTRPVVVNNLNITKPPAGEPTLMTWDQVNTMFHEFGHALHGLFSDVGFPYFSGTAVPRDFVEYPSQVNEMWAVWPEVLANYARHHETGEPMPQDLVDRMLEAQKFNQGYATVEYLAATLLDWAWHTFEEEPADTLEFERQALRNAGVDLPLVPPRYRSTYFAHIWAGGYSAGYYSYIWSEILDADTVEWFKENGGLTRENGDTFRRELLSRGGSVDPMTGFRAFRGRDPRIEPLLERRGLL, from the coding sequence TTGACCGAAAACCCGTTCTTCGTCCAGAGTGCCCTGCCGTACCGGCTGCCGCCCTTCGCCGAGATCCGCGAGGAGCACTTCGCGCCCGCATTCGAACGCGGCATGGCCGAGCAGATCGCGGAGATCGAGGCGATCACGGCCGACACCGACCCGCCGACCTTCGAGAACACGGTGGAGGCGCTCGAACGGTCCGGGAGGCTGCTGAGCCGCGTCACCACCGTCTTCTTCAACCAGGCGTCCTCGGACACCACCCCGGGCATCCAGGCCATCCAGAAGGAGGTCACGCCGAAGCTGACCCAGCACAGCGACGCGATCCACCTCGACACGCGCCTGTTCGCCCGGCTCAAGGCCGTCCCCGCCGAGGGCCTGGACGCCGAGCGCGCCTGGCTGCTGGAGCGCTACGTCACCGACTTCGTCAGGGCGGGCGCGGAGCTGGGCCCCGAGGACCAGCAGCGGCTCAGGAGCCTGAACGAGGAGCTCTCCACGCTGTCGACCACGTTCGAGCAGAACCTGCTCGCCGACACCAACGCCTCGGCGGTGGTCGTGGACGACGCGGCGCGCCTGGACGGCCTGTCCGAGGACGCGATCAAGGCCGCGGCGGAGACCGCCAGGTCGCGCGGGCTGGACGGCAAGTACGTGATCACGCTGGGCCTGCCCACCGCCCAGCCGCCGCTGACCGAGCTGACCGACCGCGAGCTGCGCGAGCGCATCCACCGCGCGTCCGTCGAGCGAGGCGGGCGGGACAACCCCGAGCTGGTGATCCGCATGGCCCGGCTGCGGGCCGAGCGGGCGCGGCTGCTCGGCTACGGCAACCACGCCGAGTACGTCGTGGCCGACCAGACGGCGCCGAGCACCCGCGCCGTCACCGAGACGCTGGCCAAGATGACGCCCGCCGCGGTGGCCAACGCCCACAGGGAGGCCGAGCAGCTCCGCGCGGAGGCCGGGTTCGACCTGGAGCCGTGGGACTGGTCGTTCTACGCCGAGAAGGTGCGTGAGGCCCGCTACGCGGTGGACAGCCGCGCGATGCGGCCGTACTTCGAGCTGAACCGGGTGCTGCGCGACGGCGTCTTCCACGCGGCGCACAAGCTCTACGGGCTGGACTTCACCGAGCGGACCGACCTGGTCGGCTACCACCCCGACGTCCGCGTCTTCGAGGTGTTCGACGAGGGCGGCTCGCCGCTCGGCCTGTTCCTAGGCGACTTCTACGCCCGCGCCTCCAAGCGCGGCGGCGCGTGGATGAACAGCCTGGTCAAGCAGTCCGCCCTGGAGGGCACCCGGCCGGTCGTGGTGAACAACCTCAACATCACCAAGCCCCCGGCCGGGGAGCCCACGCTGATGACCTGGGACCAGGTCAACACGATGTTCCACGAGTTCGGGCACGCCCTGCACGGGCTGTTCTCCGACGTCGGCTTCCCGTACTTCTCCGGCACGGCGGTGCCCCGCGACTTCGTGGAGTACCCCTCGCAGGTCAACGAGATGTGGGCGGTGTGGCCGGAGGTCCTGGCCAACTACGCCCGCCACCACGAGACCGGCGAGCCCATGCCGCAGGACCTGGTGGACCGCATGCTGGAGGCGCAGAAGTTCAACCAGGGGTACGCGACCGTCGAGTACCTCGCGGCCACGCTGCTGGACTGGGCGTGGCACACCTTCGAGGAGGAGCCGGCCGACACGCTGGAGTTCGAGCGCCAGGCGCTGCGGAACGCCGGCGTGGACCTGCCGCTGGTGCCGCCGCGCTACCGCAGCACGTACTTCGCCCACATCTGGGCGGGCGGCTACAGCGCCGGTTACTACTCCTACATCTGGAGCGAGATCCTCGACGCCGACACCGTCGAGTGGTTCAAGGAGAACGGCGGCCTCACCCGCGAGAACGGCGACACGTTCCGCCGCGAGCTGCTGTCGCGGGGCGGCAGCGTGGACCCGATGACGGGCTTCCGCGCCTTCCGCGGCCGTGACCCGCGCATCGAGCCGCTGCTGGAGCGCCGCGGCCTGCTCTGA
- the gltX gene encoding glutamate--tRNA ligase encodes MQGSAEPTLRVRFAPSPTGMFHVGGARSALFNWALAEQSGGRFVLRVEDTDAARNRPEWTEGIISALAWIGISGESPYFEGPYFQSAYEEQHRAAVAKLVADGKAYFCTCTRDDVKARTGSEHQGYDGFCRTRGLTEGAVRFRTPDDGVTVVDDLVRGRVEFPNQAMEDFVVARGDGSPLFVLANVVDDIEMRITHVVRAEEHLSNTPKQQLLWDALGVAPPVWAHVPVIVNEKRQKLSKRRDKVALESYRDEGYLAEAMVNYLMLLGWGPGDDREIMPWSEMVPLFKLSDVNPSPAFFDEKKLRAFNGEYIRALPTEVFIRRCEPFLDPSWGRETFAKVAALAQTRISVLSEITANVDFLFLDEPVFDAASWAKAMKAGAREIISGYLARLETVSFDPESLKTALEEVGLEQGLKLGKAQAPVRVAVTGRTVGLPLFESIEVLGRERTLDRLRAALARLDAEA; translated from the coding sequence CTGCAGGGCTCGGCAGAGCCCACGCTCCGGGTGCGCTTCGCGCCCTCCCCGACCGGCATGTTCCACGTCGGCGGCGCCCGCTCGGCGCTGTTCAACTGGGCCCTCGCCGAACAGTCGGGCGGCCGGTTCGTCCTGCGCGTCGAGGACACCGACGCCGCGCGCAACCGGCCCGAGTGGACCGAGGGCATCATCTCCGCCCTCGCCTGGATCGGCATCAGCGGCGAGTCCCCGTACTTCGAGGGCCCCTACTTCCAGTCCGCCTACGAGGAGCAGCACCGCGCGGCCGTCGCCAAGCTCGTCGCCGACGGCAAGGCGTACTTCTGCACCTGCACCCGCGACGACGTCAAGGCCCGCACCGGCTCCGAGCACCAGGGTTACGACGGCTTCTGCCGCACCCGCGGGCTCACCGAGGGCGCGGTGCGCTTCCGCACCCCCGACGACGGCGTCACCGTGGTCGACGACCTGGTCAGGGGCCGGGTGGAGTTCCCGAACCAGGCCATGGAGGACTTCGTCGTCGCCCGCGGCGACGGCTCGCCGCTGTTCGTGCTCGCCAACGTCGTGGACGACATCGAGATGCGCATCACGCACGTCGTCCGGGCCGAGGAGCACCTGTCGAACACCCCCAAGCAGCAGCTCCTCTGGGACGCCCTCGGCGTCGCCCCGCCCGTCTGGGCGCACGTCCCGGTGATCGTCAACGAGAAGCGGCAGAAGCTGTCCAAGCGCCGGGACAAGGTCGCGCTGGAGTCCTACCGCGACGAGGGCTACCTCGCCGAGGCCATGGTCAACTACCTGATGCTGCTCGGCTGGGGCCCCGGGGACGACCGCGAGATCATGCCCTGGTCGGAGATGGTGCCGCTGTTCAAGCTCTCGGACGTCAACCCGTCGCCGGCCTTCTTCGACGAGAAGAAGCTGCGCGCGTTCAACGGCGAGTACATCCGGGCGCTGCCGACGGAGGTGTTCATCCGGCGCTGCGAGCCCTTCCTGGACCCGAGCTGGGGCCGTGAGACCTTCGCCAAGGTCGCCGCGCTGGCCCAGACCCGCATCTCGGTCCTGTCCGAGATCACGGCCAACGTCGACTTCCTGTTCCTGGACGAGCCCGTCTTCGACGCGGCGAGCTGGGCCAAGGCCATGAAGGCGGGTGCCCGCGAGATCATCTCGGGCTACCTGGCACGGCTGGAGACGGTCTCGTTCGACCCCGAGTCGCTGAAGACGGCGCTGGAGGAGGTCGGCCTCGAACAGGGCCTCAAGCTCGGCAAGGCGCAGGCGCCGGTCCGCGTGGCCGTCACCGGGCGCACGGTGGGCCTTCCCCTGTTCGAGTCGATCGAGGTCCTCGGCCGGGAGCGCACGCTGGACCGCCTGCGCGCCGCCCTGGCCCGCCTGGACGCCGAGGCGTAG